The stretch of DNA CAAAGATCCTCGACCCCATGGCGCGGGTGGGCATGGTCGAGACCTTGGGGTTTTATCCCGGCGTGATCTGGGCCCCGCTTCTGGCCATCACCGAATTCTTCGGCGGTCTGCTGATCCTTTTTGGCCTGTTCACCCGGCCAGCTGCGATAGCCGCCACCATCGTGCTGCTGGTGACGGTCTATTTTCATTGGATTGTACAGGGTGAGGGCCTCATGGGCGCTGAGAAGTCGATCCTCTGGGCGGCGATCACCCTCTTCTTCGCGGTGCGCGGCGGTGGCGATTGGTCGCTCGACCAGAGGATGGCGAAGACGTTCTGACCGGGACCCAGACCTGGACTGTTCAACAGAAAGCGCAGCGGCGTGAATCCGCTGCTTTTCGGCAAGGCGG from Rhodoligotrophos sp. CJ14 encodes:
- a CDS encoding DoxX family protein; its protein translation is MAAINDRNISGDRLYIPALAPLYSALSPFVWFLMRALAGGFLAIHGWPKILDPMARVGMVETLGFYPGVIWAPLLAITEFFGGLLILFGLFTRPAAIAATIVLLVTVYFHWIVQGEGLMGAEKSILWAAITLFFAVRGGGDWSLDQRMAKTF